In Papaver somniferum cultivar HN1 chromosome 1, ASM357369v1, whole genome shotgun sequence, a genomic segment contains:
- the LOC113356987 gene encoding uncharacterized protein LOC113356987, translated as MDRLSPEYRAGVNDFIKVATQDARRRKLKKIFCPCEICVNHCRKTESEVRYDLFRYGIDQSYTCWTKHGENLHAPHASSCTVNFETHTSTEHEFEEGPLGNIPDSTIDDAPDYVAEATKMVDAILEDFPGDRRKFEKLIEDAKKPLFPGDSKLTKLSAIIKLYNLKAKHGVSDKFFGELLDLLKNEMFPDGNEIPSSTYEAKKSINPLGLNYVKIHYIARKLIWHDRDRNKDGLLRHPADAEAWKAIDERYPDFAEDPRNIRLGVSADGVNPFRGKKKSYSCWPILTVVYNLPPSLCMKRKFMMLTMLIQGPKEPGNDIDVFLAPFIDDLKLLFDEGVEAYDAYKQERFTLRDVVLWTISDYTALGNLSGCTVGGYDACATCGVNTHSTWLKYSKKVSYTGHRKWLPSGHRYRYQMKPFDGNQEFGVAPEPVSGLQRFEEAKSIENAWGKKGNGGRTLGKSTRSEFEDEDSSNLKKLSIWAKELEYFKYNLVQHNFDLMHIEKNVCESLVGTLLNDPLKTKDGYKARMDLNDLKIRPELKPVVAGKRMYLPPACYTLTKQENVKFCKTLYELKVPQGYCSNFSSLVSLKDSKLIGLKSHDYHVLMQQFLPLAVRSILPKNVRNTIIRLSSFFKSICKKEIDIVELDNIQRDLVETLCLLEKYFPPSLYHHDSSHRASSQRSEIVWTSLYSMDVSI; from the exons ATGGATAGATTATCACCCGAATACAGAGCAGGAGTTAACGATTTTATCAAAGTTGCTACTCAAGATGCACGgagaaggaaactaaagaaaatctTTTGTCCATGTGAAATATGTGTTAACCATTGTCGTAAAACTGAAAGCGAAGTAAGATATGATTTGTTCCGCTATGGTATTGACCAGAGCTATACTTGTTGGACTAAACATGGAGAGAATCTTCATGCTCCTCATGCTAGTAGCTGTACTGTTAATTTTGAAACTCATACTTCTACAGAACATGAGTTTGAAGAGGGGCCATTGGGTAATATTCCAGACAGTACTATAGATGATGCTCCAGATTATGTTGCAGAGGCAACAAAGATGGTCGACGCGATACTAGAGGACTTTCCAGGTGATCGTAGAAAGTTTGAGAAGTTAATAGAGGATGCTAAGAAGCCTTTATTTCCAGGAGACTCGAAACTTACCAAGCTGTCGGCAATAATCAAGCTGTACAACTTGAAAGCGAAGCATGGAGTATCAGACAAGTTTTTTGGTGAGCTTTTAGATTTGTTGAAGAACGAGATGTTTCCTGATGGTAATGAAATTCCTTCTTctacatatgaagctaagaaatCCATTAATCCGTTAGGGTTGAACTATGTGAAGATACAT TACATAGCAAGAAAATTGATATGGCATGATCGTGATAGAAACAAAGATGGGTTGCTGCGTCATCCAGCAGATGCTGAAGCATGGAAGGCGATTGATGAAAGATACCCTGATTTTGCTGAGGATCCTAGAAATATTCGCTTAGGAGTGTCAGCTGATGGAGTGAATCCATTTCGTGGTAAGAAGAAAAGTTATAGTTGCTGGCCTATCCTAACAGTGGTTTACAACCTTCCCCCATCGTTATGCATGAAGAGAAAATTCATGATGCTTACAATGTTAATTCAAGGACCAAAAGAACCAGGCAATGACATCGACGTTTTTTTAGCTCCGTTTATTGATGATCTGAAATTATTGTTTGATGAAGGGGTCGAAGCGTATGATGCCTACAAACAAGAAAGGTTCACATTAAGGGATGTAGTTTTGTGGACAATAAGTGACTATACTGCACTCGGCAATTTGAGTGGCTGTACTGTTGGTGGATATGATGCTTGTGCAACATGTGGTGTGAATACACACTCCACATGGCTTAAGTACTCTAAAAAAGTTTCATACACTGGTCATAGAAAATGGTTACCGTCTGGCCATCGTTACAGATATCAAATGAAGCCATTTGATGGCAATCAAGAATTCGGTGTGGCTCCTGAACCAGTGAGTGGGTTACAAAGGTTTGAAGAGGCGAAGTCAATTGAAAATGCATGGGGAAAGAAAGGTAATGGCGGTAGaacattgggaaaatcaacaaggTCGGAGTTTGAGGACGAGGATTCATCTAATCTGAAGAAATTGTCAATTTGGGCAAAAGAGCTTGAATACTTCAAATACAATCTTGTCCAACATAATTTTGATCTGATGCATATAGAGAAGAATGTGTGCGAGAGTTTAGTAGGGACATTGCTTAATGATCCTTTAAAAACGAAAGATGGTTATAAAGCTCGCATGGATTTGAATGATTTGAAGATAAGGCCTGAGTTAAAACCTGTTGTTGCAGGAAAAAGGATGTATCTTCCTCCTGCCTGCTACACATTGACGAAACAAGAGAATGTGAAGTTTTGCAAAACATTGTACGAGTTGAAGGTTCCACAAGGGTACTGTTCTAATTTTAGCAGTCTGGTGTCGCTAAAAGATAGCAAGTTGATTGGTCTCAAATCACATGACTACCATGTTCTTATGCAGCAATTCTTGCCACTTGCGGTTAGATCGATTCTTCCAAAGAACGTAAGAAATACCATCATTAGATTGTCATCCTTCTTCAAGTCAATATGCAAGAAAGAGATTGATATTGTTGAATTGGATAATATACAAAGGGACCTGGTGGAGACATTATGCTTACTTGAGAAGTATTTTCCACCGTCTCTTTACCATCATGATTCATCTCACCGTGCATCTAGTCAGAGAAGTGAAATTGTGTGGACCAGTCTTTACTCGATGGATGTATCCATTTGA
- the LOC113311051 gene encoding probable mannitol dehydrogenase yields the protein MSKLPAEEFPQKAFGLAAKDSSGHLTPFKFSRRETGDEDVTFKVMFCGICHSDLSNIKNEWGYSAYPMVPGHELVGIVTEVGQKVSKFKVADRVGVGCLVGACHSCDNCSRDLENHCPSQIFTYNGSYYDGSKTYGGYSDIMVANERYVVRIPDSIPLDACAPLLCAGITVYSPMKHFRLNEPGTRLGVVGLGGLGHVAVKFAKAFGVKVTVISTSPDKEKEAIEHLGADSFVVSRNQDQLMAAMGTLDGILDTVSAPHSLSPLLGLLKSDGKLIMLGLPDKPFEVPCFDLLFGRKTVAGSSIGGLKETQEMLDFAAKHNITADIEVVPMDYVNTAMERLGKGDVRYRFVIDVANTLSKIA from the exons atgtctAAACTACCAGCGGAAGAATTCCCACAGAAGGCTTTTGGATTGGCAGCTAAAGATAGTTCTGGTCATCTCACGCCTTTCAAGTTCTCAAGAAG GGAAACTGGTGATGAAGACGTCACATTTAAGGTGATGTTTTGTGGAATTTGTCATTCTGATCTTTCCAACATTAAGAACGAATGGGGATATTCTGCTTACCCTATGGTTCCAGG TCACGAGTTGGTTGGCATTGTGACTGAGGTAGGGCAGAAGGTATCAAAATTCAAAGTTGCTGACAGAGTCGGTGTCGGTTGTTTGGTCGGGGCTTGTCATTCCTGTGATAATTGTTCCAGAGACCTTGAGAATCACTGCCCTTCACAAATATTCACTTACAATGGCTCCTATTATGATGGCTCGAAAACATACGGAGGTTATTCTGATATCATGGTTGCTAATGAGCGGTACGTGGTAAGAATCCCAGACAGCATCCCACTTGATGCATGTGCACCATTATTATGTGCCGGGATTACAGTGTACAGCCCAATGAAACATTTCAGACTTAATGAGCCTGGTACTCGCTTGGGTGTGGTTGGACTTGGTGGTCTTGGTCATGTTGCTGTTAAGTTTGCAAAGGCCTTCGGAGTGAAGGTAACTGTGATCAGCACCTCACCAGATAAGGAAAAGGAAGCAATTGAACATCTTGGAGCAGATTCATTTGTGGTTAGCCGTAACCAAGATCAATTGATG GCTGCGATGGGTACATTGGATGGTATCTTGGACACGGTTTCTGCACCTCATTCTCTATCACCGTTGCTTGGCTTGCTAAAATCCGATGGAAAGCTTATTATGCTGGGTTTACCAGACAAGCCGTTTGAAGTGCCTTGTTTCGATCTGCTTTTTG GTAGGAAAACGGTTGCAGGGAGTAGTATAGGAGGACTGAAAGAAACACAAGAGATGCTTGACTTTGCAGCAAAACACAACATTACAGCAGATATTGAGGTTGTTCCAATGGACTATGTCAACACCGCAATGGAACGTCTTGGCAAGGGTGATGTTAGATACAGATTTGTCATCGACGTTGCCAACACCTTATCAAAAATTGCCTAG